One Arvicanthis niloticus isolate mArvNil1 chromosome 13, mArvNil1.pat.X, whole genome shotgun sequence genomic window carries:
- the LOC117719195 gene encoding uncharacterized protein LOC117719195 isoform X2: MIPEFFTHGKTRVLDVHIQQWIQKQRWGYRKRVRQQWDTQYLLSPQKSCQDLPWDVHTSTGPIFCTSSFSSTCLLPQDNSGEAWQLPWNPRDSQAHPPLALCQRMEQLLAPSHRLVPAEPVSVRYTSTALAFSLPDFSLAQSPNFCLREFLPDPLNQQLEVPTKECLESLQGPLVPWGKAETMDREYSEAALQYLKKRKSRTDDAQEVQASGAFRPIASGVGEDGDAKALGYRNQRQERRETDGEIPVTGWVRQDQVRIAAREQTEKLQRKTQRDPGEKKPSSQAHMGGNQEQFRCKTDIATQTPEWGNKEDAVETPALGKNEEARRKEETEVEAQRLETLGWTGNKVAENSQVLERRTQDQIGTETEVEEGRNKDQIGSEDGVKIQTSGRENLGEFKQQDSEEIQALGQEKQGLVRTEGEVQTAVGEPGGQIGSENDGKTQASKGENQDLSRQEVELGTRKLREVREDDWVVIQASWWGSQRLGLIAADRGLMIPCLGDQHQVRGERTVDIPSLESDRRQGGDADAASQVTPEAEEQAQCSEPDLTTYTVLSKGEEKAEEGNGTDTLAAQGKRNLRGINSTDEAQTQKLGEENQGQLGNESHKMIHETKQKNQKQIRGDDCINNNQTSEAENWAELTSKKGDTTHSSGCEEAEEVEGEDGIEGVRILRGARAEEGTETKATMEESQSQLGDVGTNTQSSELKNQKEVGSEDGTDAQAPEKRNQRELGDDVKTQRPESKNQGQLAEAGGSWEQAKGENTSENRALEKKNWRAAGREDCRNMQEPRRQDQRQVSEDGKTHRLEWKNQENFRDGNDAEIQKQGERNPISFAGDNGSETQASMGEDQRQSVCETDEKIQTQGQRIQSKHRDTATEIQDVGVRRKHRAENSKLSHHPSRRGNKGRVSRKDAVRPSPLNDSSGKLGPTSRKCSLAHPASLTSGYEPPRHKQPMAGNGVDSAPCSEEHLSSQGTGPAQKHRYEVSERAQRAQPGSQRRLEKYKKVDPGKASSPTCLHPYPQSQASSVFPSLLCPQVSQAAPALAVPVALTTLHKWPALKKSRHLLLESLMKRRIAHLRWGLPRRILESYLLFHFLESCSLPRPAVRRPGLRTDQERQRQQEPHCESQAFLLKLDSPARSQSHPVLEKKSSKLCTQVQALEKHRPTKSEPMGSSSPPKKPRRIRPPGGAREPQIQEEAPKAKIPAPRNPRPAVESRSWHNPGGVPELSIENSRSRKMVRPGVPHVEEKTFSRARASSYPEGSNHRKKECIPREASELPTSRCQQSTWQRSESVGPEEVRKRACSAHTSSFKGSNHSAAARLSVAIWNKMPWSAQLAKPQPPTPFLTLRNPTTLNKVGAPCTEENSSRPPTALEMELEPLGHSCTGVTVPKLESYQEHETPGNSKGASYNPTVSQKFGFVRHLRYFLRQYGLKK; this comes from the coding sequence ATGATTCCTGAATTCTTTACTCATGGAAAAACCAGGGTCCTGGATGTTCACATCCAACAGTGGATACAAAAGCAGAGATGGGGATACCGGAAGCGTGTCAGACAACAGTGGGATACCCAGTACCTGCTGTCTCCACAGAAGTCATGTCAAGACCTGCCTTGGGATGTCCACACCTCCACTGGGCCCATTTTTTGTACCTCTTCCTTTTCAAGCACGTGTCTTCTCCCTCAGGACAATTCTGGGGAAGCATGGCAGTTACCCTGGAATCCCAGGGATAGCCAGGCCCACCCTCCCCTGGCTCTCTGCCAAAGAATGGAGCAGCTGCTGGCCCCTTCTCATAGATTGGTGCCAGCAGAGCCTGTTAGTGTGAGGTACACCTCCACAGCTTTAGCTTTCTCTCTTCCAGACTTCTCTTTAGCTCAGAGTCCAAACTTCTGCCTCAGAGAGTTTCTGCCTGATCCTCTTAACCAACAATTGGAAGTGCCCACCAAGGAGTGCTTGGAGAGCCTACAAGGTCCCTTAGTACCCTGGGGTAAAGCTGAGACCATGGACAGAGAGTACAGTGAAGCTGCTCTGCAATatctgaagaagagaaagagcagaACAGATGATGCTCAGGAAGTACAAGCGTCTGGAGCCTTCCGCCCAATCGCATCTGGAGTGGGGGAGGATGGAGACGCTAAAGCCCTGGGGTACAGAAACCAGaggcaagaaagaagagaaactgatgGAGAGATCCCAGTGACAGGATGGGTGAGGCAAGACCAGGTGAGGATTGCAGCTAGAGAACAAACGGAGAAACTACAGAGGAAAACCCAGAGGGATCCTGGAGAGAAGAAACCTTCTTCCCAGGCTCATATGGGAGGGAACCAAGAACAGTTCAGATGTAAAACTGACATAGCAACCCAGACACCAGAGTGGGGCAACAAGGAGGATGCTGTGGAgactccagcactggggaagaatgaagaagccagaaggaaggaggagacagaggttgAGGCCCAAAGATTGGAAACTCTGGGCTGGACTGGAAATAAGGTTGCCGAgaattcccaagtgctagaacgAAGGACACAAGACCAGATTGGTACAGAAactgaggtggaggaaggaaggaacaaggaCCAGATCGGAAGTGAGGATGGTGTGAAAATCCAGACATCTGGAAGGGAGAATCTGGGAGAATTCAAACAACAGGACAGCGAAGAGATCCAGGCCCTGGGGCAGGAGAAACAGGGACTTGTTAGAACTGAGGGTGAGGTCCAGACTGCAGTTGGGGAGCCTGGAGGACAGATAGGCAGTGAGAATGACGGGAAGACCCAAGCCTCTAAGGGAGAGAACCAGGATCTGTCAAGACAGGAAGTTGAATTGGGAACGAGGAAGCTCAGGGAGGTAAGAGAAGACGACTGGGTGGTGATCCAGGCGTCATGGTGGGGCAGCCAGAGGCTTGGGCTGATTGCAGCAGACAGAGGACTCATGATACCATGCCTGGGAGACCAGCATCAGGTCAGAGGAGAACGAACGGTAGACATCCCATCACTGGAAAGTGACCGAAGACAAGGTGGAGATGCTGATGCAGCAAGTCAGGTGACACCCGAGGCCGAGGAGCAGGCTCAATGCAGTGAACCTGACTTGACGACTTACACAGTACTGAGCAAGGGTGAGGAAAAGGCTGAAGAGGGAAATGGAACGGACACTCTGGCGGCACAAGGGAAGAGAAATCTGAGAGGGATTAACAGCACGGATGAAGCACAGACCCagaaacttggggaagaaaatcAGGGTCAGTTAGGAAATGAATCCCATAAAATGATTCacgaaacaaaacagaagaatcaGAAACAGATTAGAGGCGATGATTGTATAAATAATAACCAGACATCTGAGGCAGAGAACTGGGCAGAGCTAACAAGTAAGAAAGGTGATACAACCCACTCGTCAGGGTGCGAGGAAGCTGAGGAGGTTGAGGGTGAGGATGGCATAGAAGGGGTGAGAATCCTGAGAGGAGCCCGGGCGGAGGAAGGTACAGAGACCAAGGCAACCATGGAAGAAAGTCAGAGCCAGTTAGGGGACGTAGGTACAAACACCCAGTCATCAGAGTTAAAGAACCAGAAGGAGGTGGGCAGCGAGGATGGAACCGATGCTCAGGCCCcagagaagagaaaccagagagaacTTGGAGACGATGTAAAGACCCAGAGACCCGAGAGCAAGAACCAGGGACAGTTGGCTGAAGCTGGAGGGAGCTGGGAACAGGCTAAAGGAGAGAACACTTCGGAAAATAGGGCACTAGAGAAGAAAAACTGGAGAGCAGCTGGAAGAGAGGATTGTAGAAACATGCAGGAGCCCAGGAGGCAGGATCAGAGGCAGGTGAGTGAAGATGGAAAGACCCATCGGTTAGAGTGGAAGAACCAGGAGAATTTTAGAGATGGGAATGATGCAGAGATTCAAAAACAAGGGGAGAGAAACCCAATAAGTTTTGCAGGAGATAATGGCTCAGAGACCCAAGCCTCCATGGGAGAGGACCAGAGACAGTCTGTGTGTGAAACTGATGAAAAGATTCAGACACAGGGGCAAAGAATTCAGAGCAAGCATAGAGACACTGCTACAGAAATCCAGGATGTCGGGGTCCGGAGAAAAcacagagctgagaattctaaacTGTCTCATCATCCAtccaggagaggaaacaagggccgGGTTAGCAGGAAGGATGCTGTCAGGCCCAGTCCCCTAAATGACTCTTCTGGAAAATTGGGGCCCACAAGCCGGAAGTGCAGCTTGGCTCACCCGGCTTCTCTCACTTCTGGATATGAACCCCCTAGACACAAGCAACCAATGGCTGGAAATGGTGTAGACTCTGCTCCCTGTTCTGAAGAACATCTAAGTAGCCAGGGCACAGGTCCTGCCCAGAAGCACAGATATGAGGTCAGTGAGAGGGCCCAAAGGGCCCAACCTGGATCTCAAAGAAGACTAGAAAAGTACAAAAAGGTGGATCCAGGAAAGGCTTCCAGCCCAACCTGCCTGCACCCCTACCCACAGTCTCAGGcctcctctgtctttccctctctcctgtgtccCCAAGTCTCCCAAGCAGCCCCAGCTCTAGCCGTACCAGTTGCTCTCACCACCCTTCACAAATGGCCAGCCCTCAAGAAGAGCAGACATCTGCTCCTGGAATCCCTCATGAAGAGGAGAATTGCACACCTGAGGTGGGGCCTCCCTCGACGAATCCTGGAGTCTTACCTGCTTTTTCACTTCTTAGAATCTTGCTCTTTGCCGAGGCCTGCAGTGAGGCGGCCTGGATTGCGTACAGACCAGGAACGCCAAAGGCAGCAGGAACCACACTGTGAGTCTCAGGCATTCCTGTTAAAACTCGACTCTCCAGCCAGGTCTCAAAGCCATCcagttcttgaaaaaaaaagctcTAAACTTTGTACCCAAGTCCAGGCTCTAGAGAAGCATAGACCAACCAAGTCGGAGCCAATGGGGAGCTCTAGTCCACCTAAGAAACCCAGGAGAATAAGACCACCAGGGGGAGCAAGAGAACCACAGATCCAGGAAGAAGCCCCTAAGGCCAAGATCCCTGCTCCCAGGAATCCCAGGCCAGCAGTCGAGTCTAGAAGCTGGCATAACCCAGGAGGAGTCCCAGAGTTGTCCATTgagaacagcagaagcagaaaaatggTTAGGCCTGGAGTTCCCCATGTGGAAGAGAAGACTTTCAGCAGAGCAAGAGCCTCATCCTATCCAGAAGGCTCCAACCACCGGAAAAAGGAATGCATCCCAAGGgaagcctctgagctccccactAGCAGGTGTCAACAGTCCACATGGCAAAGAAGTGAAAGCGTGGGACCTGAAGAGGTCAGAAAAAGAGCCTGTTCTGCACATACCTCCAGCTTCAAAGGGAGTAACCACTCTGCTGCAGCCAGGCTGAGCGTGGCCATCTGGAACAAGATGCCATGGTCGGCACAGCTGGCTAAGCCCCAGCCGCCCACTCCCTTTCTCACCCTGAGGAATCCTACCACACTTAACAAAGTGGGGGCTCCGTGTACAGAGGAGAACAGCAGCAGACCCCCCACTGCTTTGGAGATGGAACTCGAGCCACTAGGCCATTCTTGTACAGGAGTAACTGTTCCTAAATTAGAGAGCTATCAGGAACACGAGACACCTGGGAACTCAAAGGGGGCATCATACAATCCAACAGTCTCACAAAAGTTTGGTTTTGTGAGGCACTTGAGATATTTTCTCAGACAGTATGGCCTTAAAAAGTAG
- the LOC117719195 gene encoding uncharacterized protein LOC117719195 isoform X1, whose amino-acid sequence MLLPLLGACAVIGPFQGPEWEPVRGLLSQDQSCKDPRCCGNLLVSCLFLIWQIQQYWYQLSRTRKRNVTKVPPQRWTELSATRDTFFEMIPEFFTHGKTRVLDVHIQQWIQKQRWGYRKRVRQQWDTQYLLSPQKSCQDLPWDVHTSTGPIFCTSSFSSTCLLPQDNSGEAWQLPWNPRDSQAHPPLALCQRMEQLLAPSHRLVPAEPVSVRYTSTALAFSLPDFSLAQSPNFCLREFLPDPLNQQLEVPTKECLESLQGPLVPWGKAETMDREYSEAALQYLKKRKSRTDDAQEVQASGAFRPIASGVGEDGDAKALGYRNQRQERRETDGEIPVTGWVRQDQVRIAAREQTEKLQRKTQRDPGEKKPSSQAHMGGNQEQFRCKTDIATQTPEWGNKEDAVETPALGKNEEARRKEETEVEAQRLETLGWTGNKVAENSQVLERRTQDQIGTETEVEEGRNKDQIGSEDGVKIQTSGRENLGEFKQQDSEEIQALGQEKQGLVRTEGEVQTAVGEPGGQIGSENDGKTQASKGENQDLSRQEVELGTRKLREVREDDWVVIQASWWGSQRLGLIAADRGLMIPCLGDQHQVRGERTVDIPSLESDRRQGGDADAASQVTPEAEEQAQCSEPDLTTYTVLSKGEEKAEEGNGTDTLAAQGKRNLRGINSTDEAQTQKLGEENQGQLGNESHKMIHETKQKNQKQIRGDDCINNNQTSEAENWAELTSKKGDTTHSSGCEEAEEVEGEDGIEGVRILRGARAEEGTETKATMEESQSQLGDVGTNTQSSELKNQKEVGSEDGTDAQAPEKRNQRELGDDVKTQRPESKNQGQLAEAGGSWEQAKGENTSENRALEKKNWRAAGREDCRNMQEPRRQDQRQVSEDGKTHRLEWKNQENFRDGNDAEIQKQGERNPISFAGDNGSETQASMGEDQRQSVCETDEKIQTQGQRIQSKHRDTATEIQDVGVRRKHRAENSKLSHHPSRRGNKGRVSRKDAVRPSPLNDSSGKLGPTSRKCSLAHPASLTSGYEPPRHKQPMAGNGVDSAPCSEEHLSSQGTGPAQKHRYEVSERAQRAQPGSQRRLEKYKKVDPGKASSPTCLHPYPQSQASSVFPSLLCPQVSQAAPALAVPVALTTLHKWPALKKSRHLLLESLMKRRIAHLRWGLPRRILESYLLFHFLESCSLPRPAVRRPGLRTDQERQRQQEPHCESQAFLLKLDSPARSQSHPVLEKKSSKLCTQVQALEKHRPTKSEPMGSSSPPKKPRRIRPPGGAREPQIQEEAPKAKIPAPRNPRPAVESRSWHNPGGVPELSIENSRSRKMVRPGVPHVEEKTFSRARASSYPEGSNHRKKECIPREASELPTSRCQQSTWQRSESVGPEEVRKRACSAHTSSFKGSNHSAAARLSVAIWNKMPWSAQLAKPQPPTPFLTLRNPTTLNKVGAPCTEENSSRPPTALEMELEPLGHSCTGVTVPKLESYQEHETPGNSKGASYNPTVSQKFGFVRHLRYFLRQYGLKK is encoded by the exons ATGTTGCTACCACTTCTGGGAGCCTGTGCTGTGATAGGTCCATTCCAGGGCCCTGAATGGGAGCCAGTGAGGGGTCTACTATCCCAGGATCAAAGCTGTAAGGATCCCCGCTGCTGTGGCAATCTGCTTGTCTCCTGCCTCTTTCTGATCTGGCAGATCCAACAGTATTGGTACCAGCTGTCCAGGACCAGGAAGAGGAATGTCACCAAG GTGCCTCCACAGAGATGGACAGAGTTGTCTGCCACCCGGGACACTTTCTTTGAGATGATTCCTGAATTCTTTACTCATGGAAAAACCAGGGTCCTGGATGTTCACATCCAACAGTGGATACAAAAGCAGAGATGGGGATACCGGAAGCGTGTCAGACAACAGTGGGATACCCAGTACCTGCTGTCTCCACAGAAGTCATGTCAAGACCTGCCTTGGGATGTCCACACCTCCACTGGGCCCATTTTTTGTACCTCTTCCTTTTCAAGCACGTGTCTTCTCCCTCAGGACAATTCTGGGGAAGCATGGCAGTTACCCTGGAATCCCAGGGATAGCCAGGCCCACCCTCCCCTGGCTCTCTGCCAAAGAATGGAGCAGCTGCTGGCCCCTTCTCATAGATTGGTGCCAGCAGAGCCTGTTAGTGTGAGGTACACCTCCACAGCTTTAGCTTTCTCTCTTCCAGACTTCTCTTTAGCTCAGAGTCCAAACTTCTGCCTCAGAGAGTTTCTGCCTGATCCTCTTAACCAACAATTGGAAGTGCCCACCAAGGAGTGCTTGGAGAGCCTACAAGGTCCCTTAGTACCCTGGGGTAAAGCTGAGACCATGGACAGAGAGTACAGTGAAGCTGCTCTGCAATatctgaagaagagaaagagcagaACAGATGATGCTCAGGAAGTACAAGCGTCTGGAGCCTTCCGCCCAATCGCATCTGGAGTGGGGGAGGATGGAGACGCTAAAGCCCTGGGGTACAGAAACCAGaggcaagaaagaagagaaactgatgGAGAGATCCCAGTGACAGGATGGGTGAGGCAAGACCAGGTGAGGATTGCAGCTAGAGAACAAACGGAGAAACTACAGAGGAAAACCCAGAGGGATCCTGGAGAGAAGAAACCTTCTTCCCAGGCTCATATGGGAGGGAACCAAGAACAGTTCAGATGTAAAACTGACATAGCAACCCAGACACCAGAGTGGGGCAACAAGGAGGATGCTGTGGAgactccagcactggggaagaatgaagaagccagaaggaaggaggagacagaggttgAGGCCCAAAGATTGGAAACTCTGGGCTGGACTGGAAATAAGGTTGCCGAgaattcccaagtgctagaacgAAGGACACAAGACCAGATTGGTACAGAAactgaggtggaggaaggaaggaacaaggaCCAGATCGGAAGTGAGGATGGTGTGAAAATCCAGACATCTGGAAGGGAGAATCTGGGAGAATTCAAACAACAGGACAGCGAAGAGATCCAGGCCCTGGGGCAGGAGAAACAGGGACTTGTTAGAACTGAGGGTGAGGTCCAGACTGCAGTTGGGGAGCCTGGAGGACAGATAGGCAGTGAGAATGACGGGAAGACCCAAGCCTCTAAGGGAGAGAACCAGGATCTGTCAAGACAGGAAGTTGAATTGGGAACGAGGAAGCTCAGGGAGGTAAGAGAAGACGACTGGGTGGTGATCCAGGCGTCATGGTGGGGCAGCCAGAGGCTTGGGCTGATTGCAGCAGACAGAGGACTCATGATACCATGCCTGGGAGACCAGCATCAGGTCAGAGGAGAACGAACGGTAGACATCCCATCACTGGAAAGTGACCGAAGACAAGGTGGAGATGCTGATGCAGCAAGTCAGGTGACACCCGAGGCCGAGGAGCAGGCTCAATGCAGTGAACCTGACTTGACGACTTACACAGTACTGAGCAAGGGTGAGGAAAAGGCTGAAGAGGGAAATGGAACGGACACTCTGGCGGCACAAGGGAAGAGAAATCTGAGAGGGATTAACAGCACGGATGAAGCACAGACCCagaaacttggggaagaaaatcAGGGTCAGTTAGGAAATGAATCCCATAAAATGATTCacgaaacaaaacagaagaatcaGAAACAGATTAGAGGCGATGATTGTATAAATAATAACCAGACATCTGAGGCAGAGAACTGGGCAGAGCTAACAAGTAAGAAAGGTGATACAACCCACTCGTCAGGGTGCGAGGAAGCTGAGGAGGTTGAGGGTGAGGATGGCATAGAAGGGGTGAGAATCCTGAGAGGAGCCCGGGCGGAGGAAGGTACAGAGACCAAGGCAACCATGGAAGAAAGTCAGAGCCAGTTAGGGGACGTAGGTACAAACACCCAGTCATCAGAGTTAAAGAACCAGAAGGAGGTGGGCAGCGAGGATGGAACCGATGCTCAGGCCCcagagaagagaaaccagagagaacTTGGAGACGATGTAAAGACCCAGAGACCCGAGAGCAAGAACCAGGGACAGTTGGCTGAAGCTGGAGGGAGCTGGGAACAGGCTAAAGGAGAGAACACTTCGGAAAATAGGGCACTAGAGAAGAAAAACTGGAGAGCAGCTGGAAGAGAGGATTGTAGAAACATGCAGGAGCCCAGGAGGCAGGATCAGAGGCAGGTGAGTGAAGATGGAAAGACCCATCGGTTAGAGTGGAAGAACCAGGAGAATTTTAGAGATGGGAATGATGCAGAGATTCAAAAACAAGGGGAGAGAAACCCAATAAGTTTTGCAGGAGATAATGGCTCAGAGACCCAAGCCTCCATGGGAGAGGACCAGAGACAGTCTGTGTGTGAAACTGATGAAAAGATTCAGACACAGGGGCAAAGAATTCAGAGCAAGCATAGAGACACTGCTACAGAAATCCAGGATGTCGGGGTCCGGAGAAAAcacagagctgagaattctaaacTGTCTCATCATCCAtccaggagaggaaacaagggccgGGTTAGCAGGAAGGATGCTGTCAGGCCCAGTCCCCTAAATGACTCTTCTGGAAAATTGGGGCCCACAAGCCGGAAGTGCAGCTTGGCTCACCCGGCTTCTCTCACTTCTGGATATGAACCCCCTAGACACAAGCAACCAATGGCTGGAAATGGTGTAGACTCTGCTCCCTGTTCTGAAGAACATCTAAGTAGCCAGGGCACAGGTCCTGCCCAGAAGCACAGATATGAGGTCAGTGAGAGGGCCCAAAGGGCCCAACCTGGATCTCAAAGAAGACTAGAAAAGTACAAAAAGGTGGATCCAGGAAAGGCTTCCAGCCCAACCTGCCTGCACCCCTACCCACAGTCTCAGGcctcctctgtctttccctctctcctgtgtccCCAAGTCTCCCAAGCAGCCCCAGCTCTAGCCGTACCAGTTGCTCTCACCACCCTTCACAAATGGCCAGCCCTCAAGAAGAGCAGACATCTGCTCCTGGAATCCCTCATGAAGAGGAGAATTGCACACCTGAGGTGGGGCCTCCCTCGACGAATCCTGGAGTCTTACCTGCTTTTTCACTTCTTAGAATCTTGCTCTTTGCCGAGGCCTGCAGTGAGGCGGCCTGGATTGCGTACAGACCAGGAACGCCAAAGGCAGCAGGAACCACACTGTGAGTCTCAGGCATTCCTGTTAAAACTCGACTCTCCAGCCAGGTCTCAAAGCCATCcagttcttgaaaaaaaaagctcTAAACTTTGTACCCAAGTCCAGGCTCTAGAGAAGCATAGACCAACCAAGTCGGAGCCAATGGGGAGCTCTAGTCCACCTAAGAAACCCAGGAGAATAAGACCACCAGGGGGAGCAAGAGAACCACAGATCCAGGAAGAAGCCCCTAAGGCCAAGATCCCTGCTCCCAGGAATCCCAGGCCAGCAGTCGAGTCTAGAAGCTGGCATAACCCAGGAGGAGTCCCAGAGTTGTCCATTgagaacagcagaagcagaaaaatggTTAGGCCTGGAGTTCCCCATGTGGAAGAGAAGACTTTCAGCAGAGCAAGAGCCTCATCCTATCCAGAAGGCTCCAACCACCGGAAAAAGGAATGCATCCCAAGGgaagcctctgagctccccactAGCAGGTGTCAACAGTCCACATGGCAAAGAAGTGAAAGCGTGGGACCTGAAGAGGTCAGAAAAAGAGCCTGTTCTGCACATACCTCCAGCTTCAAAGGGAGTAACCACTCTGCTGCAGCCAGGCTGAGCGTGGCCATCTGGAACAAGATGCCATGGTCGGCACAGCTGGCTAAGCCCCAGCCGCCCACTCCCTTTCTCACCCTGAGGAATCCTACCACACTTAACAAAGTGGGGGCTCCGTGTACAGAGGAGAACAGCAGCAGACCCCCCACTGCTTTGGAGATGGAACTCGAGCCACTAGGCCATTCTTGTACAGGAGTAACTGTTCCTAAATTAGAGAGCTATCAGGAACACGAGACACCTGGGAACTCAAAGGGGGCATCATACAATCCAACAGTCTCACAAAAGTTTGGTTTTGTGAGGCACTTGAGATATTTTCTCAGACAGTATGGCCTTAAAAAGTAG